From the genome of Impatiens glandulifera chromosome 9, dImpGla2.1, whole genome shotgun sequence, one region includes:
- the LOC124915561 gene encoding B3 domain-containing protein REM10-like isoform X1 codes for MAAESKSKSKSNIVTIGSWSMKNKSQWLPRKLVSENGLERNCNMKLDDEKGRSYVVEARFYNSSLYISKGWNDFLTKNHLKLKDCLKFELIKNGQIPHLRVTKVQKKNDHKELMITESKSKSKSNIVSPAYMVTIGSWSLKRKSQWLPRKLVSENGLEKNCNMKLVDEKERSYLVEARFYPKKSSLYISKGWNDFLTKNHLKLKDCLKFQLIENGQIPHLRVTKVQKKNDHKERMISK; via the exons ATGGCTGCagaatcaaaatcaaaatcaaaatcaaatattgtAACCATTGGGTCGTGGAGCATGAAAAATAAATCACAg TGGCTTCCAAGAAAATTGGTTAGTGAGAATGGACTAGAAAGGAACTGCAATATGAAATTGGATGATGAGAAAGGGAGGAGCTATGTAGTAGAAGCAAGATTTTACAATTCATCTCTCTACATTTCAAAGGGTTGGAATGATTTCCTAACTAAGAATCACTTAAAGCTTAAAGATTGCCTCAAATTTGAACTCATCAAGAATGGCCAAATACCTCATTTACGTGTTACT AAGGTGCAGAAGAAGAATGATCATAAAGAGCTGATGATCA CagaatcaaaatcaaaatcaaaatcaaatattgtTTCCCCTGCTTACATGGTAACCATTGGGTCGTGGAGCTTGAAAAGAAAATCACAg TGGCTTCCAAGAAAATTGGTTAGTGAGAATGGACTAGAAAAGAACTGCAATATGAAATTGGTTGATGAGAAAGAGAGGAGCTATTTAGTAGAAGCAAGATTTTACCCTAAAAAATCATCTCTCTACATTTCAAAGGGTTGGAATGATTTCCTAACTAAGAATCACTTAAAGCTTAAAGATTGCCTCAAATTTCAACTCATCGAGAATGGCCAAATACCTCATTTACGTGTTACT AAGGTGCAGAAGAAGAATGATCATAAAGAGCGGATGATCAGTAAGtaa
- the LOC124915561 gene encoding B3 domain-containing protein REM10-like isoform X2: MAAESKSKSKSNIVTIGSWSMKNKSQWLPRKLVSENGLERNCNMKLDDEKGRSYVVEARFYNSSLYISKGWNDFLTKNHLKLKDCLKFELIKNGQIPHLRVTKVQKKNDHKELMIKSKSKSKSNIVSPAYMVTIGSWSLKRKSQWLPRKLVSENGLEKNCNMKLVDEKERSYLVEARFYPKKSSLYISKGWNDFLTKNHLKLKDCLKFQLIENGQIPHLRVTKVQKKNDHKERMISK; this comes from the exons ATGGCTGCagaatcaaaatcaaaatcaaaatcaaatattgtAACCATTGGGTCGTGGAGCATGAAAAATAAATCACAg TGGCTTCCAAGAAAATTGGTTAGTGAGAATGGACTAGAAAGGAACTGCAATATGAAATTGGATGATGAGAAAGGGAGGAGCTATGTAGTAGAAGCAAGATTTTACAATTCATCTCTCTACATTTCAAAGGGTTGGAATGATTTCCTAACTAAGAATCACTTAAAGCTTAAAGATTGCCTCAAATTTGAACTCATCAAGAATGGCCAAATACCTCATTTACGTGTTACT AAGGTGCAGAAGAAGAATGATCATAAAGAGCTGATGATCA aatcaaaatcaaaatcaaaatcaaatattgtTTCCCCTGCTTACATGGTAACCATTGGGTCGTGGAGCTTGAAAAGAAAATCACAg TGGCTTCCAAGAAAATTGGTTAGTGAGAATGGACTAGAAAAGAACTGCAATATGAAATTGGTTGATGAGAAAGAGAGGAGCTATTTAGTAGAAGCAAGATTTTACCCTAAAAAATCATCTCTCTACATTTCAAAGGGTTGGAATGATTTCCTAACTAAGAATCACTTAAAGCTTAAAGATTGCCTCAAATTTCAACTCATCGAGAATGGCCAAATACCTCATTTACGTGTTACT AAGGTGCAGAAGAAGAATGATCATAAAGAGCGGATGATCAGTAAGtaa